The Clostridia bacterium DNA segment GCTATGGATGAATAATGGCAATACAAAGGCCACAGTAATTCATTGTTACTGTGGCCTTTCATAATTAATATTGTGTTAAAGAACTGCTGCTATATAGTCCATTCTCCATGTACGATGCCTACTAATTCCCAATTCGGATTATCATCATCGAATACTAAAATTAGACTTCCCCAGTCTAAGCCCTCCACGCTAGGATCGAAACCAGTAAAATGGAATTCTACATATTGGTCGTTCGCATAGACTGTTTCCAAATTGTTCATCATATTTCCACTGCCAATTAGCGTGTTGATGCCAATCAACTCAGGGTTTAGATAGTCTTCATCATAGACAAATCCACTGTAGTATGTCGAAAAATCACTTGTGATAGGGTCACCACTACCGCTATACGATCCCCAAGTTTGAACTGCACTACTGGTGAACATAGTTGGGACAGTGCTGCCAGCATAAAGAATGATATCGTTGTTGGTATCGATATAGGGGTAAGGAGAAAACCGTACGCCTCTAGTAGGACTTACCTTGGTGTCTAACCCCTGTGAATCTTGGTTGGCAATCATCGACATAACGTCGAGGGCTTCTTGTAGCAGGGTGACGTTTTGTGTTGAACTGCGGTTTTCAAGCGATGTTTCCAAATCTTCAACTTTGGTAGTTAAGGAGGTTACAATGGTATCTTTTGCTGCTAACTCTGCTTCAAGTGTTGTTACGGATTGTTGGCAGGCTTCAAGGTCAGTGGCAAGTTGTTCTGCGTTATCGCCTGTGGAACTAGCACTACAACCGCTTAGCATAAGTGCAATGGCTGTTATGAAAATAAAAGCATAGGTTTGCTTCTTCATGGGTCACCTCTTTCTAATCATTTAGATTTATCTTCTTTCATCATAGCGAGTCTTAGTTTTATAGTCAAATTAACCATGCATTCATGATAGAATAAACGCAGGATACTTGTGATTAGCGTTAAATGTGTTCCGACGGTACTGAACTTTGATGATTTAAGTAAGAATTCAGGGAATCGGCGGATTAGTCACTAGGTTGCAATCATGACGCAAGAAAGGATTTCATGTTACCGAATAACAAAGCAACTACTTTGAAAAGAAAAGAGCTTTCAAATAGAAAAGAAAAGTTGATGGATTTGTTCACAGTTCATATTTTAGAACAAGCAAGTATTAAAAACAGGATGAATTTACAAGTTCATTTTATGCAGAAATCCAGAAGGAACAAAGGATATGGAGGAAACGGCTGATGCCCTATGTATATATGCTACGGTGCCAAGATGGAACGCTTTATACCGGGTGGACGATGGATATTGACAAAAGAGTAAAAGTTCATAATGCTGGCAAAGGTGCTAAATACACTAGATCACGCTTGCCTGTAGAATTGGTGTATTATAAGTTCGAGAACGATAAAATATGGGCGATGAAAGAAGAATACCGAATTAAGCAGTTAACGAGAAAGGAAAAAATGAAGTTGGTAGCGACAATGCCGTCTCCCCTATGCAAGGAGTAGAATAAAGTGAAATAGCAATAAAGCTAGAAGAAGTGAGATGATGCAATCCCTTAGCTGAATATAAAAGTAGTTTTATCCAAATACTACTGTATTAAAAAGGAAAATGCACCCGAAGAGTATAAAACGTCTATCCCGTTCAGCCTAGGAAGTAAATTGGTATTGTTTCTTTGTTTTGAGTATAGGTAACGTATAAGTTATAATATTGATAAAGACTAACAAACGATGAAAAGGAAGTAACCTATGAAAATTCGAGTAGTGGATTTGTTGTCTCATACATATTTTAAGACATCTAGAGTGTTAGCAGGTAAGCAGGGTTTAAATAACTATATATCATCAATTCAGGTGGTTGAGAATATTGATGTTACACAGTATTGGCGCGGTGGAGAGCTTGTGATTAGTTCAGGTTATAATTTTTTAGACCGCACCGAAGAACACAAGGACCTTATTAAAGGTTTGGTCTTAGCTGGTATAGCTGGTTTGTGTATTACCACCAATAATTTGATTGATAATAAGCTTCCGGACACGCTGATGGAAGCGGCGGAAGAATATGAATTTCCGGTCATAACGTTTCCTGCGGGAAAGGTGTTTGGAGAAGTATGTGATTTTATGAATAACCATCTCTTTTCTCGACTGACAAACGAGATAAAGAGACGTGATGAGGTGATTCGAGAAATCAATGACTGGATATATAAGGAGGGCCTGCAGGGCATGCTGAAGGCCTTGTATAAGTGGACTGGCATGAAGACAGCTTTGCTCTATGAAGGGAATGTGCTTTCTTGTCCGCCACTAAGTGACCGAGAGGATGAGATAATTCGGTGTAGACACTGGATTAATGTACCTGATAATGCATTACTATATAGTAATGTAGGACATTACGTCTATCGTGATAAGAAAGGCGAAGTGGAGTGGCTAGGTGCTAAAATCTCAACACCCAGCCAGTTTGAAAATTTCGTGATGCTTTTTCAGGAAAATATGGAGTTTACGAAAGATGATGAAATGCTTTTGGGTGCTTCCTTATCTGCTTGTGCTTTGGAAATTAAGAGACTAAAGGGATTGAGTGAGGAAAAGGCCAAACACCGGGAGAACTTATTTAAAAGTATTATTGAAAAAGGAATCAGCTATGAAGAGGCACGACATCAGGCGGCACAACTGGGATATAGTTTAGCAAAAAATTCTTCAATTGCTTTAATGAATATTAAAAAGCCTGCTGTTTCCTTAAGTATGGAGGGGTTTATTCAAAGTTTTAAAGCTATTGTCAAGGAGCTGTTTCCCAGCGCACCATTTTGGGTACAACCTGATGACAAAACGATAGTTTTAATACTAAGTGATTCAGATGAAGAGATTATTCGCAGCTTATATCGAAAAATTCAAGGCTTAGATCAGGCTCTTACCTTTACGATTGGAATTGGGAAATCTAGGACTTATGATAAAATATGCAAAAGCTATCAAGAAGCGCTTCGAGCTATTGAAATTGGAGAATCATTGGGGGAAGAGGCCAATATCTACTTCTTTAATCAATTGGGCTTCTATGGGTTTATCAATGTGGTAGAAGACCGCGAAGTTATGAAAAGCTATTATGAAGACTATATTCTCCCGTTGGAAAGACAGTTTAAAGAAGAACATCTTACGGAAATGCTGGATACATTAAGCTTGTTTTTTGAGATGCGCTTTAGCTATGCCAAGACTGCTGAGCAGATGCACGTTCATCGTAATACAGTGGATTATCGCATGGCAGCAATAGAAAAGGCCTGTAATATTGATATGCGTAATTATGAGGATAGGTTTAATATGGGGATTGCATTAAAACTTCTTCCACTTATACGACATATGAAAGAAGAACTGTAGCGAGGTCCCTGGGATTCAGGGACCTCGTTAGGTTATAAAATGGGATTTCAAATCCCTTTTCATGAATCAAAAATGGATGGTTTTTCTTGTAAATATATCGTAATAAAATTATACTGGTATAGCATATATTAGCTCAAATTGTTTTTTGAAGCCGATTATAAATACTGCTAGTATAAGAATTACAGCATTTGGCTGAAGAAAAAGCTCAAATTATAAAAAGAAGATGGTTGTGCCAATACATAAAAATACATGGTATGGAAAGAGGGTATGAATGCTCTTACAAATACTACAAAGCTACAATCCATTTAAGGTGTATCTACCAAATAACTGCTTTGAATAAGTTTGCTTGCTTGGCTGATTTTTGAAGTTACGTGCTTTTTCTTATTCACCGGATGGTGTATAACACAGCGGATGCTCTTCATTTGGAAGGGCAAATATTCGATAGCTTCAGATGAACAATTTGGGATATAGGAGTTTTTACATGAATGAAATAACTTTATTTTCCGACAGCACATGTGATTTATCTGCTGCTATCTTGGAGAAAAATAATATTAAGATAATTCCCTTAAATGTTGAGTTTGGTGAACAATCCTTTAAGGATGGAATAGATCTGAACAGTGAACAATTGTATGGCAAAGTAGAAAAATTGGGATGCCTCCCTAAAACATCGGCTCCATCACCGGCTGCTTTTTACCAAGCCTTTGAAGGAGAATTGGCAGAAGGCAAAGATGTAGTGTATATAGGTTTATCTTCAACGATATCGTCTACTTTTCAGAATGCCAGTATGGCAGCCAAAGAATTGGATATAAGCCGCATCCATGTGATCGATTCCAGAAATCTATGTAGCGCAATAGGATTACACGTAATATCTGCGGCAGAGTATATTCGGGAGGGTTTATCTGCAAAGGAAGTAGCAGATAAAGTGCGAAACGATATACCGAAGACTGTCAGCTATTTTATGGTTGATACGCTAGATTATTTACATATGGGTGGCAGGTGTTCTGGGCTGCAGAGTTTTGTAGGTGGTATTCTTAGGATGAAACCCATTATCAAAGTAGAA contains these protein-coding regions:
- a CDS encoding GIY-YIG nuclease family protein → MPYVYMLRCQDGTLYTGWTMDIDKRVKVHNAGKGAKYTRSRLPVELVYYKFENDKIWAMKEEYRIKQLTRKEKMKLVATMPSPLCKE
- a CDS encoding PucR family transcriptional regulator ligand-binding domain-containing protein codes for the protein MKIRVVDLLSHTYFKTSRVLAGKQGLNNYISSIQVVENIDVTQYWRGGELVISSGYNFLDRTEEHKDLIKGLVLAGIAGLCITTNNLIDNKLPDTLMEAAEEYEFPVITFPAGKVFGEVCDFMNNHLFSRLTNEIKRRDEVIREINDWIYKEGLQGMLKALYKWTGMKTALLYEGNVLSCPPLSDREDEIIRCRHWINVPDNALLYSNVGHYVYRDKKGEVEWLGAKISTPSQFENFVMLFQENMEFTKDDEMLLGASLSACALEIKRLKGLSEEKAKHRENLFKSIIEKGISYEEARHQAAQLGYSLAKNSSIALMNIKKPAVSLSMEGFIQSFKAIVKELFPSAPFWVQPDDKTIVLILSDSDEEIIRSLYRKIQGLDQALTFTIGIGKSRTYDKICKSYQEALRAIEIGESLGEEANIYFFNQLGFYGFINVVEDREVMKSYYEDYILPLERQFKEEHLTEMLDTLSLFFEMRFSYAKTAEQMHVHRNTVDYRMAAIEKACNIDMRNYEDRFNMGIALKLLPLIRHMKEEL
- a CDS encoding DegV family protein → MNEITLFSDSTCDLSAAILEKNNIKIIPLNVEFGEQSFKDGIDLNSEQLYGKVEKLGCLPKTSAPSPAAFYQAFEGELAEGKDVVYIGLSSTISSTFQNASMAAKELDISRIHVIDSRNLCSAIGLHVISAAEYIREGLSAKEVADKVRNDIPKTVSYFMVDTLDYLHMGGRCSGLQSFVGGILRMKPIIKVEDGHLNVVHKARGKNKGIEYLVNRIREDQNRIRAEKMILTHSFGLDSIRKLEDSLRCIDIGGRHRVEQAGCVISSHCGPGTIGVFYIPKE